Proteins encoded within one genomic window of Corvus hawaiiensis isolate bCorHaw1 chromosome 9, bCorHaw1.pri.cur, whole genome shotgun sequence:
- the FYB2 gene encoding FYN-binding protein 2 isoform X1, with protein sequence MELEEATDFKALRAKFQNGSDLAHKLGQPHQKPPTEIAPKPGSAGNTPSSLLPLTERELKVSKPAHPTSQPSVPTQHNPLARPQAGLGYREWIGHSKEHKGNPSEKGLSSPKSSSEKPLLSCGADQQGSSQTTPEDPWLPDSFQHVLQIWEETLSRNEKTSPKLPTQRAANSAPAASGSDRMRPSGRSPVLDWCAQRKDALHGSGIALPQGPVRHRSSDGAGAEGVVASAFCQSGYRASREPAQHQTELEPPFCQPGAGKWSYSPGSKWPRIKPLPSAESLGPAPGKPPRPPKFDLSAFQSTMPLVHRGNETTAGEEDYLTPESAQLEEWNNYEETPMYLNQSGDTTTLCVIEVPKAEPQKHKKQKIFPFAKSSPERAIIEDEKEGKPSHGRTKLEVYKIFQTGGNEYMSPTSQAKGDGRGGLKVLQGKQDVTSPQTAMYPTPPGLAKDRAELRHSEGVGAPKPGVEGTALDQNPWQSLQAPEDIYDDVEELQDRLSHGSDASSSFTSDSISGNSYEETYEDVEIGGDNPAKPGTEKQKRFGNLFKIEKLKLNNFRLKDNLRLVSISAPNLAAVSQEDNVYDDVDVGQRETRGKDEKYKVRMPKLRMVREYKDKRKSIDDVERNIFQFKKSSEEKSKKMEKEEKLFRETFMYHKEIRVLATAAAACSVPSQRRADLPLTAGEQLDVIDAVQGHAVICRNSQGRYGYVLVEHLNFRQY encoded by the exons ATGGAGCTG GAAGAAGCGACTGATTTCAAAGCCCTCCGAGCGAAATTTCAGAATGGCTCCGACTTGGCCCACAAGCTGGGGCAGCCCCACCAGAAACCTCCCACAGAGATCGCCCCcaagcctggctctgcagggaacaCCCCGTCCAGCCTTCTGCCCCTGACTGAGAGAGAGCTGAAAGTATCAAAACCTGCCCACCCCACCTCCCAACCCTCTGTGCCCACCCAGCACAACCCCTTGGCACGGCCTCAAGCCGGGCTAGGTTACAGGGAGTGGATTGGGCACAGCAAAGAGCACAAGGGCAACCCCTCGGAGAAAGGGCTGAGTTCTCCCAAGAGCAGCTCAGAAAAGCCTCTGCTGTCCTGTGGTGCTGACCAGCAAGGATCAAGCCAAACAACTCCAGAGGACCCTTGGCTCCCAGATTCTTTCCAGCATGTCTTACAGATCTGGGAAGAGACTTTATCCCGCAATGAGAAAACAAGTCCAAAGCTCCCAACCCAGCGGGCAGCaaactcagctcctgctgcatcaGGCAGTGACAGGATGCGACCTTCTGGAAGGTCCCCTGTGCTGGACTGGTGTGCCCAGAGGAAGGATGCTCTGCATGGCAGTGGGATAGCTCTTCCTCAGGGTCCTGTGAGACACAGGAGCTCTGATGGAGCAGGTGCTGAGGGTGTGGTGGCATCTGCATTCTGCCAGTCGGGTTATCGTGCATCAAGAGAGCCAGCTCAGCACCAGACAG AACTGGAGCCTCCCTtctgccagcctggagcaggaaaATGGTCTTACAGCCCTGGAAGCAAGTGGCCAAGAATTAAACCTCTCCCTTCAGCTGAATCCCTGGGTCCTGCCCCTGGGAAGCCTCCAAGACCCCCAAAGTTTGATCTCAGTGCTTTCCAAAGCACCATGCCTTTGGTCcacagaggaaatgaaacaa ctgctggagaagaggaTTACCTGACCCCTGAAAG TGCTCAACTTGAAGAGTGGAATAATTATGAAGAAACCCCGATGTACCTGAATCAGTCTGGGGACACCACAACCTTGTGTGTCATTGAAG TACCTAAGGCAGAGCCTCAAAAACACAAG AAACAGAAGATTTTCCCCTTTGCCAAATCCAG TCCAGAAAGAGCTATAATAGAGgatgaaaaagagggaaagcCAAGTCATGGAAGAACGAAACTGGAAGTGTACAAAATTTTCCAG ACAGGTGGAAATGAATACATGTCTCCCACCAGCCAAGCCAAGGGAGATGGCAGAGGTGGGCTGAAGGTTCTGCAAGGGAAGCAGGATGTGACCAGTCCCCAAACTGCAATGTATCCAACCCCACCAGGGCTGGCAAAAGACAGAGCAGAGCTCC GGCACAGCGAGGGTGTTGGTGCTCCAAAGCCAGGGGTGGAAGGAACAGCCTTGGACCAAAACCCTTGGCAGTCTCTGCAGGCACCAGAGGACATCTATGATGACGTTGAGGAGTTGCAGGACAGACT CAGCCACGGCTCAGATGCCTCAAGTTCCTTCACTTCAGACAGCA TTTCAGGAAACAGCTACGAGGAAACATATGAAGATGTTGAGATTGGGGGTGATAATCCAGCAAAACCAGG aacagaaaaacagaagagatttGGAAACCTGTTTAAGATAGAAAAGTTGAAGCTGAACAATTTCAGGCTCAAGGACAACCTAAG ATTGGTTTCCATTTCAGCACCAAATTTAG CAGCTGTCTCCCAGGAGGACAACGTGTACGACGATGTCGATGTGGGGCAGAGAGAGACCAG AGGGAAGGATGAGAAGTACAAAGTCCGGATGCCAAAACTTCGGATGGTGAGAGAGTAcaaggacaaaaggaaaagcatcgACGATGTGGAAAG AAATATCTTCCAATTCAAGAAGAGCAGTGAAGAAAAGAGcaagaagatggaaaaagaagagaagttATTTAGAGAGACATTTATG TACCATAAGGAGATCCGTGTCCTCGCCACGGCCGCTGCCGCGTGCTCAGTGCCCAGCCAGAGGCGCGCTGACCTCCCGCTCACAGCTGGGGAACAGCTGGACGTGATCGATGCCGTGCAGGGCCACGCCGTGATCTGCCGCAACTCCCAGGGCAGAT ATGGGTATGTTCTAGTGGAGCACTTGAACTTCAG GCAGTACTAA
- the FYB2 gene encoding FYN-binding protein 2 isoform X3 encodes MELEEATDFKALRAKFQNGSDLAHKLGQPHQKPPTEIAPKPGSAGNTPSSLLPLTERELKVSKPAHPTSQPSVPTQHNPLARPQAGLGYREWIGHSKEHKGNPSEKGLSSPKSSSEKPLLSCGADQQGSSQTTPEDPWLPDSFQHVLQIWEETLSRNEKTSPKLPTQRAANSAPAASGSDRMRPSGRSPVLDWCAQRKDALHGSGIALPQGPVRHRSSDGAGAEGVVASAFCQSGYRASREPAQHQTELEPPFCQPGAGKWSYSPGSKWPRIKPLPSAESLGPAPGKPPRPPKFDLSAFQSTMPLVHRGNETTAGEEDYLTPESAQLEEWNNYEETPMYLNQSGDTTTLCVIEVPKAEPQKHKKQKIFPFAKSSPERAIIEDEKEGKPSHGRTKLEVYKIFQTGGNEYMSPTSQAKGDGRGGLKVLQGKQDVTSPQTAMYPTPPGLAKDRAELRHSEGVGAPKPGVEGTALDQNPWQSLQAPEDIYDDVEELQDRLHGSDASSSFTSDSISGNSYEETYEDVEIGGDNPAKPGTEKQKRFGNLFKIEKLKLNNFRLKDNLRLVSISAPNLAAVSQEDNVYDDVDVGQRETRGKDEKYKVRMPKLRMVREYKDKRKSIDDVERNIFQFKKSSEEKSKKMEKEEKLFRETFMYHKEIRVLATAAAACSVPSQRRADLPLTAGEQLDVIDAVQGHAVICRNSQGRYGYVLVEHLNFRQY; translated from the exons ATGGAGCTG GAAGAAGCGACTGATTTCAAAGCCCTCCGAGCGAAATTTCAGAATGGCTCCGACTTGGCCCACAAGCTGGGGCAGCCCCACCAGAAACCTCCCACAGAGATCGCCCCcaagcctggctctgcagggaacaCCCCGTCCAGCCTTCTGCCCCTGACTGAGAGAGAGCTGAAAGTATCAAAACCTGCCCACCCCACCTCCCAACCCTCTGTGCCCACCCAGCACAACCCCTTGGCACGGCCTCAAGCCGGGCTAGGTTACAGGGAGTGGATTGGGCACAGCAAAGAGCACAAGGGCAACCCCTCGGAGAAAGGGCTGAGTTCTCCCAAGAGCAGCTCAGAAAAGCCTCTGCTGTCCTGTGGTGCTGACCAGCAAGGATCAAGCCAAACAACTCCAGAGGACCCTTGGCTCCCAGATTCTTTCCAGCATGTCTTACAGATCTGGGAAGAGACTTTATCCCGCAATGAGAAAACAAGTCCAAAGCTCCCAACCCAGCGGGCAGCaaactcagctcctgctgcatcaGGCAGTGACAGGATGCGACCTTCTGGAAGGTCCCCTGTGCTGGACTGGTGTGCCCAGAGGAAGGATGCTCTGCATGGCAGTGGGATAGCTCTTCCTCAGGGTCCTGTGAGACACAGGAGCTCTGATGGAGCAGGTGCTGAGGGTGTGGTGGCATCTGCATTCTGCCAGTCGGGTTATCGTGCATCAAGAGAGCCAGCTCAGCACCAGACAG AACTGGAGCCTCCCTtctgccagcctggagcaggaaaATGGTCTTACAGCCCTGGAAGCAAGTGGCCAAGAATTAAACCTCTCCCTTCAGCTGAATCCCTGGGTCCTGCCCCTGGGAAGCCTCCAAGACCCCCAAAGTTTGATCTCAGTGCTTTCCAAAGCACCATGCCTTTGGTCcacagaggaaatgaaacaa ctgctggagaagaggaTTACCTGACCCCTGAAAG TGCTCAACTTGAAGAGTGGAATAATTATGAAGAAACCCCGATGTACCTGAATCAGTCTGGGGACACCACAACCTTGTGTGTCATTGAAG TACCTAAGGCAGAGCCTCAAAAACACAAG AAACAGAAGATTTTCCCCTTTGCCAAATCCAG TCCAGAAAGAGCTATAATAGAGgatgaaaaagagggaaagcCAAGTCATGGAAGAACGAAACTGGAAGTGTACAAAATTTTCCAG ACAGGTGGAAATGAATACATGTCTCCCACCAGCCAAGCCAAGGGAGATGGCAGAGGTGGGCTGAAGGTTCTGCAAGGGAAGCAGGATGTGACCAGTCCCCAAACTGCAATGTATCCAACCCCACCAGGGCTGGCAAAAGACAGAGCAGAGCTCC GGCACAGCGAGGGTGTTGGTGCTCCAAAGCCAGGGGTGGAAGGAACAGCCTTGGACCAAAACCCTTGGCAGTCTCTGCAGGCACCAGAGGACATCTATGATGACGTTGAGGAGTTGCAGGACAGACT CCACGGCTCAGATGCCTCAAGTTCCTTCACTTCAGACAGCA TTTCAGGAAACAGCTACGAGGAAACATATGAAGATGTTGAGATTGGGGGTGATAATCCAGCAAAACCAGG aacagaaaaacagaagagatttGGAAACCTGTTTAAGATAGAAAAGTTGAAGCTGAACAATTTCAGGCTCAAGGACAACCTAAG ATTGGTTTCCATTTCAGCACCAAATTTAG CAGCTGTCTCCCAGGAGGACAACGTGTACGACGATGTCGATGTGGGGCAGAGAGAGACCAG AGGGAAGGATGAGAAGTACAAAGTCCGGATGCCAAAACTTCGGATGGTGAGAGAGTAcaaggacaaaaggaaaagcatcgACGATGTGGAAAG AAATATCTTCCAATTCAAGAAGAGCAGTGAAGAAAAGAGcaagaagatggaaaaagaagagaagttATTTAGAGAGACATTTATG TACCATAAGGAGATCCGTGTCCTCGCCACGGCCGCTGCCGCGTGCTCAGTGCCCAGCCAGAGGCGCGCTGACCTCCCGCTCACAGCTGGGGAACAGCTGGACGTGATCGATGCCGTGCAGGGCCACGCCGTGATCTGCCGCAACTCCCAGGGCAGAT ATGGGTATGTTCTAGTGGAGCACTTGAACTTCAG GCAGTACTAA
- the FYB2 gene encoding FYN-binding protein 2 isoform X2 — protein sequence MELEEATDFKALRAKFQNGSDLAHKLGQPHQKPPTEIAPKPGSAGNTPSSLLPLTERELKVSKPAHPTSQPSVPTQHNPLARPQAGLGYREWIGHSKEHKGNPSEKGLSSPKSSSEKPLLSCGADQQGSSQTTPEDPWLPDSFQHVLQIWEETLSRNEKTSPKLPTQRAANSAPAASGSDRMRPSGRSPVLDWCAQRKDALHGSGIALPQGPVRHRSSDGAGAEGVVASAFCQSGYRASREPAQHQTELEPPFCQPGAGKWSYSPGSKWPRIKPLPSAESLGPAPGKPPRPPKFDLSAFQSTMPLVHRGNETTAGEEDYLTPESAQLEEWNNYEETPMYLNQSGDTTTLCVIEVPKAEPQKHKKQKIFPFAKSSPERAIIEDEKEGKPSHGRTKLEVYKIFQTGGNEYMSPTSQAKGDGRGGLKVLQGKQDVTSPQTAMYPTPPGLAKDRAELRHSEGVGAPKPGVEGTALDQNPWQSLQAPEDIYDDVEELQDRLSHGSDASSSFTSDSISGNSYEETYEDVEIGGDNPAKPGTEKQKRFGNLFKIEKLKLNNFRLKDNLRLVSISAPNLAVSQEDNVYDDVDVGQRETRGKDEKYKVRMPKLRMVREYKDKRKSIDDVERNIFQFKKSSEEKSKKMEKEEKLFRETFMYHKEIRVLATAAAACSVPSQRRADLPLTAGEQLDVIDAVQGHAVICRNSQGRYGYVLVEHLNFRQY from the exons ATGGAGCTG GAAGAAGCGACTGATTTCAAAGCCCTCCGAGCGAAATTTCAGAATGGCTCCGACTTGGCCCACAAGCTGGGGCAGCCCCACCAGAAACCTCCCACAGAGATCGCCCCcaagcctggctctgcagggaacaCCCCGTCCAGCCTTCTGCCCCTGACTGAGAGAGAGCTGAAAGTATCAAAACCTGCCCACCCCACCTCCCAACCCTCTGTGCCCACCCAGCACAACCCCTTGGCACGGCCTCAAGCCGGGCTAGGTTACAGGGAGTGGATTGGGCACAGCAAAGAGCACAAGGGCAACCCCTCGGAGAAAGGGCTGAGTTCTCCCAAGAGCAGCTCAGAAAAGCCTCTGCTGTCCTGTGGTGCTGACCAGCAAGGATCAAGCCAAACAACTCCAGAGGACCCTTGGCTCCCAGATTCTTTCCAGCATGTCTTACAGATCTGGGAAGAGACTTTATCCCGCAATGAGAAAACAAGTCCAAAGCTCCCAACCCAGCGGGCAGCaaactcagctcctgctgcatcaGGCAGTGACAGGATGCGACCTTCTGGAAGGTCCCCTGTGCTGGACTGGTGTGCCCAGAGGAAGGATGCTCTGCATGGCAGTGGGATAGCTCTTCCTCAGGGTCCTGTGAGACACAGGAGCTCTGATGGAGCAGGTGCTGAGGGTGTGGTGGCATCTGCATTCTGCCAGTCGGGTTATCGTGCATCAAGAGAGCCAGCTCAGCACCAGACAG AACTGGAGCCTCCCTtctgccagcctggagcaggaaaATGGTCTTACAGCCCTGGAAGCAAGTGGCCAAGAATTAAACCTCTCCCTTCAGCTGAATCCCTGGGTCCTGCCCCTGGGAAGCCTCCAAGACCCCCAAAGTTTGATCTCAGTGCTTTCCAAAGCACCATGCCTTTGGTCcacagaggaaatgaaacaa ctgctggagaagaggaTTACCTGACCCCTGAAAG TGCTCAACTTGAAGAGTGGAATAATTATGAAGAAACCCCGATGTACCTGAATCAGTCTGGGGACACCACAACCTTGTGTGTCATTGAAG TACCTAAGGCAGAGCCTCAAAAACACAAG AAACAGAAGATTTTCCCCTTTGCCAAATCCAG TCCAGAAAGAGCTATAATAGAGgatgaaaaagagggaaagcCAAGTCATGGAAGAACGAAACTGGAAGTGTACAAAATTTTCCAG ACAGGTGGAAATGAATACATGTCTCCCACCAGCCAAGCCAAGGGAGATGGCAGAGGTGGGCTGAAGGTTCTGCAAGGGAAGCAGGATGTGACCAGTCCCCAAACTGCAATGTATCCAACCCCACCAGGGCTGGCAAAAGACAGAGCAGAGCTCC GGCACAGCGAGGGTGTTGGTGCTCCAAAGCCAGGGGTGGAAGGAACAGCCTTGGACCAAAACCCTTGGCAGTCTCTGCAGGCACCAGAGGACATCTATGATGACGTTGAGGAGTTGCAGGACAGACT CAGCCACGGCTCAGATGCCTCAAGTTCCTTCACTTCAGACAGCA TTTCAGGAAACAGCTACGAGGAAACATATGAAGATGTTGAGATTGGGGGTGATAATCCAGCAAAACCAGG aacagaaaaacagaagagatttGGAAACCTGTTTAAGATAGAAAAGTTGAAGCTGAACAATTTCAGGCTCAAGGACAACCTAAG ATTGGTTTCCATTTCAGCACCAAATTTAG CTGTCTCCCAGGAGGACAACGTGTACGACGATGTCGATGTGGGGCAGAGAGAGACCAG AGGGAAGGATGAGAAGTACAAAGTCCGGATGCCAAAACTTCGGATGGTGAGAGAGTAcaaggacaaaaggaaaagcatcgACGATGTGGAAAG AAATATCTTCCAATTCAAGAAGAGCAGTGAAGAAAAGAGcaagaagatggaaaaagaagagaagttATTTAGAGAGACATTTATG TACCATAAGGAGATCCGTGTCCTCGCCACGGCCGCTGCCGCGTGCTCAGTGCCCAGCCAGAGGCGCGCTGACCTCCCGCTCACAGCTGGGGAACAGCTGGACGTGATCGATGCCGTGCAGGGCCACGCCGTGATCTGCCGCAACTCCCAGGGCAGAT ATGGGTATGTTCTAGTGGAGCACTTGAACTTCAG GCAGTACTAA
- the FYB2 gene encoding FYN-binding protein 2 isoform X4 yields the protein MELEEATDFKALRAKFQNGSDLAHKLGQPHQKPPTEIAPKPGSAGNTPSSLLPLTERELKVSKPAHPTSQPSVPTQHNPLARPQAGLGYREWIGHSKEHKGNPSEKGLSSPKSSSEKPLLSCGADQQGSSQTTPEDPWLPDSFQHVLQIWEETLSRNEKTSPKLPTQRAANSAPAASGSDRMRPSGRSPVLDWCAQRKDALHGSGIALPQGPVRHRSSDGAGAEGVVASAFCQSGYRASREPAQHQTELEPPFCQPGAGKWSYSPGSKWPRIKPLPSAESLGPAPGKPPRPPKFDLSAFQSTMPLVHRGNETTAGEEDYLTPESAQLEEWNNYEETPMYLNQSGDTTTLCVIEVPKAEPQKHKKQKIFPFAKSSPERAIIEDEKEGKPSHGRTKLEVYKIFQTGGNEYMSPTSQAKGDGRGGLKVLQGKQDVTSPQTAMYPTPPGLAKDRAELRHSEGVGAPKPGVEGTALDQNPWQSLQAPEDIYDDVEELQDRLSHGSDASSSFTSDSISGNSYEETYEDVEIGGDNPAKPGTEKQKRFGNLFKIEKLKLNNFRLKDNLRLVSISAPNLAAVSQEDNVYDDVDVGQRETRGKDEKYKVRMPKLRMVREYKDKRKSIDDVERNIFQFKKSSEEKSKKMEKEEKLFRETFMRLPTNREQLLVPSCPAVP from the exons ATGGAGCTG GAAGAAGCGACTGATTTCAAAGCCCTCCGAGCGAAATTTCAGAATGGCTCCGACTTGGCCCACAAGCTGGGGCAGCCCCACCAGAAACCTCCCACAGAGATCGCCCCcaagcctggctctgcagggaacaCCCCGTCCAGCCTTCTGCCCCTGACTGAGAGAGAGCTGAAAGTATCAAAACCTGCCCACCCCACCTCCCAACCCTCTGTGCCCACCCAGCACAACCCCTTGGCACGGCCTCAAGCCGGGCTAGGTTACAGGGAGTGGATTGGGCACAGCAAAGAGCACAAGGGCAACCCCTCGGAGAAAGGGCTGAGTTCTCCCAAGAGCAGCTCAGAAAAGCCTCTGCTGTCCTGTGGTGCTGACCAGCAAGGATCAAGCCAAACAACTCCAGAGGACCCTTGGCTCCCAGATTCTTTCCAGCATGTCTTACAGATCTGGGAAGAGACTTTATCCCGCAATGAGAAAACAAGTCCAAAGCTCCCAACCCAGCGGGCAGCaaactcagctcctgctgcatcaGGCAGTGACAGGATGCGACCTTCTGGAAGGTCCCCTGTGCTGGACTGGTGTGCCCAGAGGAAGGATGCTCTGCATGGCAGTGGGATAGCTCTTCCTCAGGGTCCTGTGAGACACAGGAGCTCTGATGGAGCAGGTGCTGAGGGTGTGGTGGCATCTGCATTCTGCCAGTCGGGTTATCGTGCATCAAGAGAGCCAGCTCAGCACCAGACAG AACTGGAGCCTCCCTtctgccagcctggagcaggaaaATGGTCTTACAGCCCTGGAAGCAAGTGGCCAAGAATTAAACCTCTCCCTTCAGCTGAATCCCTGGGTCCTGCCCCTGGGAAGCCTCCAAGACCCCCAAAGTTTGATCTCAGTGCTTTCCAAAGCACCATGCCTTTGGTCcacagaggaaatgaaacaa ctgctggagaagaggaTTACCTGACCCCTGAAAG TGCTCAACTTGAAGAGTGGAATAATTATGAAGAAACCCCGATGTACCTGAATCAGTCTGGGGACACCACAACCTTGTGTGTCATTGAAG TACCTAAGGCAGAGCCTCAAAAACACAAG AAACAGAAGATTTTCCCCTTTGCCAAATCCAG TCCAGAAAGAGCTATAATAGAGgatgaaaaagagggaaagcCAAGTCATGGAAGAACGAAACTGGAAGTGTACAAAATTTTCCAG ACAGGTGGAAATGAATACATGTCTCCCACCAGCCAAGCCAAGGGAGATGGCAGAGGTGGGCTGAAGGTTCTGCAAGGGAAGCAGGATGTGACCAGTCCCCAAACTGCAATGTATCCAACCCCACCAGGGCTGGCAAAAGACAGAGCAGAGCTCC GGCACAGCGAGGGTGTTGGTGCTCCAAAGCCAGGGGTGGAAGGAACAGCCTTGGACCAAAACCCTTGGCAGTCTCTGCAGGCACCAGAGGACATCTATGATGACGTTGAGGAGTTGCAGGACAGACT CAGCCACGGCTCAGATGCCTCAAGTTCCTTCACTTCAGACAGCA TTTCAGGAAACAGCTACGAGGAAACATATGAAGATGTTGAGATTGGGGGTGATAATCCAGCAAAACCAGG aacagaaaaacagaagagatttGGAAACCTGTTTAAGATAGAAAAGTTGAAGCTGAACAATTTCAGGCTCAAGGACAACCTAAG ATTGGTTTCCATTTCAGCACCAAATTTAG CAGCTGTCTCCCAGGAGGACAACGTGTACGACGATGTCGATGTGGGGCAGAGAGAGACCAG AGGGAAGGATGAGAAGTACAAAGTCCGGATGCCAAAACTTCGGATGGTGAGAGAGTAcaaggacaaaaggaaaagcatcgACGATGTGGAAAG AAATATCTTCCAATTCAAGAAGAGCAGTGAAGAAAAGAGcaagaagatggaaaaagaagagaagttATTTAGAGAGACATTTATG AGATTGCCCACAAATAGAGAGCAATTGCTGGTTCCTTCCTGTCCTGCAGTACCATAA